A genome region from Bemisia tabaci chromosome 3, PGI_BMITA_v3 includes the following:
- the LOC109029937 gene encoding uncharacterized protein — protein sequence MFAGYEQQEPYNPGYQDQSWLFFPPDYPYATAEDDFRLLDSMKVGTGGQARSSGFHISDILDLNDGKVHHSDPAIPNGSELAGSLLFPGSLSTTTDAQTALQHHWASTLTELRAFGPHPQQQASPDSTSPGVADLTDSGSTPGLLNADSSSVGMSGLKAETETELEDDGEDDADDEALNQQSNGSSASAQGAGAGHKKRKRRVLFSKAQTYELERRFRQQRYLSAPEREHLASIIRLTPTQVKIWFQNHRYKTKRAQQEKGLHVEHHSAGSVPAPRRVTVPVLVRDGKPCTNSGSKTDQLVLPSYTHPLMHPQVPRTWW from the exons ATGTTCGCAGGCTACGAGCAGCAGGAACCCTACAACCCGGGCTACCAGGATCAGTCCTGGCTTTTCTTCCCCCCGGATTATCCTTACGCCACCGCCGAGGATGACTTCAG ATTGTTGGATAGTATGAAAGTAGGGACCGGAGGTCAAGCACGCTCCTCTGGATTCCATATTagtgatattttagatttaaacgATGGCAAAGTGCATCATTCAGACCCCGCCATACCAAATG GGTCGGAATTGGCGGGGAGTTTGCTCTTCCCTGGGAGTCTTTCAACGACGACGGATGCGCAGACGGCGCTGCAACATCATTGGGCATCGACACTCACAGAACTTAGAG CGTTCGGGCCGCACCCGCAGCAGCAAGCCTCGCCGGACTCGACGTCACCAGGGGTGGCCGACCTGACGGACTCGGGGAGCACGCCGGGCCTCCTGAACGCGGACTCCTCGTCGGTGGGGATGAGCGGGCTCAAGGCCGAGACGGAGACGGAGCTCGAGGACGACGGCGAGGACGACGCCGACGACGAGGCCCTCAACCAGCAGTCCAACGGCTCCTCGGCCTCCGCCCAGGGCGCCGGCGCCGGCCACAAGAAGCGCAAGCGCCGCGTCCTCTTCTCCAAGGCCCAGACCTACGAGTTGGAGCGCCGCTTCCGCCAGCAGCGCTACCTGTCGGCACCCGAGCGGGAACACCTCGCGTCCATCATCCGGCTCACGCCCACGCAAGTCAAGATCTGGTTCCAGAACCACAG GTACAAGACGAAGCGGGCTCAGCAAGAAAAAGGCCTCCACGTGGAACACCATTCGGCAGGGAGCGTGCCCGCACCAAGACGAGTCACCGTCCCGGTTCTGGTTCGAGACGGCAAACCGTGCACGAATTCGGGGAGCAAGACCGACCAACTGGTTCTCCCGTCCTACACGCACCCTCTCATGCACCCCCAGGTCCCCCGAACCTGGTGGTAG